A region of Bacteroidales bacterium DNA encodes the following proteins:
- a CDS encoding NADH-quinone oxidoreductase subunit N, protein MDFSNFSLMQQEISLIVLFVILLVADIFASDRFKRWYRLVACLLFAVHTLLGFLPLNTGTAFGGMFVCTGMTILMKNILNIGALFVLMQSGQWLQTSENIHKQGEFYVITLATLLGAYLMVSAGNFMLLYIGIETMSLPLACLAAYNKYKEKSAEAGAKYILISAFSSGIMLFGLSYLYGATGTMYFADLKGLVTANPITILGFVFFFAGFAFKISLVPFHLWTADVYEGAPTGVTAYLSVVSKGAACFALIFALWHVFGNIEVVWHHILWALTVITIVVGNLFAIRQKDMKRFFAFSSISQAGYIMLGVMSGTAQGMTATVYYILVYLLSNLVIFGVITAVENESGKTDIASYNGLYKSNPKLAFVMMLALFSLAGIPPFAGFFSKFFIFAAAAARGEYLLVFIALLNTVISLYYYLMIVKAMFINQAEEQAVGFIRTDGYNKTSLILCTAGIIIVGILSGIYDYMASISIGM, encoded by the coding sequence ATAGATTTCAGTAATTTCTCTTTGATGCAACAGGAAATCAGCCTGATCGTTCTGTTTGTTATCCTACTGGTAGCTGATATTTTCGCTTCAGACCGTTTTAAACGTTGGTACCGGCTTGTTGCCTGCTTGTTGTTTGCCGTTCATACATTGTTGGGATTTCTTCCGTTAAATACGGGAACAGCTTTCGGCGGAATGTTCGTCTGCACGGGTATGACCATACTAATGAAAAATATCCTGAATATAGGGGCTTTGTTTGTCCTGATGCAGTCGGGACAATGGCTTCAAACTTCTGAAAATATACATAAACAGGGTGAGTTCTATGTGATCACGCTGGCAACATTATTGGGTGCTTACCTGATGGTGTCGGCAGGTAATTTCATGCTGTTGTATATCGGTATCGAAACCATGTCGTTACCTCTGGCGTGTCTTGCCGCATACAATAAATACAAGGAAAAATCGGCCGAAGCAGGTGCAAAGTATATTCTTATTTCAGCCTTTTCTTCGGGTATTATGTTATTTGGCTTGTCGTACCTGTATGGTGCAACAGGAACCATGTATTTTGCCGATCTGAAAGGGCTTGTTACAGCCAACCCCATTACGATTCTTGGTTTTGTTTTTTTCTTTGCAGGATTTGCATTCAAGATTTCACTGGTTCCTTTTCACTTGTGGACAGCCGATGTATATGAAGGTGCTCCCACAGGCGTTACAGCATACCTTTCGGTGGTTTCGAAAGGTGCGGCCTGTTTCGCATTGATATTTGCATTATGGCATGTGTTCGGCAATATCGAGGTCGTTTGGCATCATATATTGTGGGCTTTAACGGTAATCACCATTGTTGTGGGTAACCTTTTTGCCATCCGGCAGAAAGATATGAAACGCTTTTTTGCTTTTTCATCCATATCACAGGCCGGATATATTATGCTGGGTGTGATGAGCGGAACGGCCCAGGGCATGACAGCTACAGTATACTATATATTGGTGTATCTGCTTTCCAATCTGGTAATTTTTGGGGTCATTACAGCCGTGGAAAACGAATCGGGAAAGACGGATATTGCTTCGTACAACGGTTTGTATAAAAGCAATCCGAAGCTGGCTTTTGTGATGATGCTGGCGCTCTTTTCTCTTGCGGGAATCCCTCCTTTTGCCGGGTTTTTCAGTAAGTTTTTCATTTTTGCTGCAGCCGCAGCCCGCGGCGAATACCTGTTGGTGTTCATTGCATTGCTCAATACCGTGATCTCCCTCTATTATTACCTGATGATCGTGAAAGCCATGTTTATTAACCAGGCTGAAGAACAAGCCGTGGGATTTATCCGTACAGACGGGTACAACAAAACAAGCCTGATATTATGTACGGCGGGAATAATCATAGTAGGAATACTAAGCGGTATTTATGATTATATGGCAAGTATCAGTATCGGAATGTGA
- a CDS encoding NADH-quinone oxidoreductase subunit M → MNILSFFVAVPLAMLLILFACRSMRQVRTVMVTGASVLLALSLVLIVLFIRERAISDAAMLFVSDTVWYAPLNIHYSVGVDGISTLMILLSSIIVFTGVFSSWNMPRGYFMWYCLLSVGVFGFFISLDLFTMFLFYEVALIPMYLLIGIWGTGRKEYSAMKLTLMLMAGSALLLTGILGIYYTSGHSSMNIMELVNRHIPVGHQYWIFPLTFVGFGILGALFPFHTWSPDGHASAPTAVSMLHAGVLMKLGGYGCFRVAINLMPEAASELSWIFLILTGISVVYGAFSAVVQTDLKYINAYSSVSHCGLVLFAILMLNQTAMTGAVLQMLSHGLMTALFFALIGLIYGRTHTRDIREMGGLMKIMPFASVCYVIAGLASLGLPGLSGFVAEMTIFVGSFQHGDVFHRVLTIVATCSIVITAVYILRTIGIILYGPVYDPRHLTLTDATWYEKVSAVVLIAGIVLLGMFPSGAYDLISKSLQPIIEHLTLL, encoded by the coding sequence ATGAACATTCTATCTTTCTTTGTAGCTGTACCGCTGGCAATGTTGTTGATCCTCTTTGCCTGCCGTAGTATGCGCCAGGTGCGGACGGTTATGGTTACAGGCGCTTCTGTACTACTGGCACTATCACTTGTGCTGATAGTGCTGTTTATCAGGGAACGTGCTATTTCCGATGCTGCTATGCTTTTTGTTTCCGATACGGTCTGGTATGCTCCGCTTAATATTCATTATTCAGTGGGTGTCGACGGTATTTCGACATTGATGATCTTGCTTTCGTCGATCATTGTTTTTACAGGTGTGTTTTCTTCGTGGAATATGCCACGTGGCTATTTCATGTGGTATTGCCTGTTATCTGTCGGGGTATTCGGTTTTTTCATTTCTCTCGATTTATTCACCATGTTCCTGTTCTATGAAGTAGCGCTCATTCCGATGTATTTACTTATCGGGATTTGGGGAACAGGACGTAAGGAATATTCGGCCATGAAGCTGACGTTGATGCTGATGGCCGGATCGGCCCTGCTCCTTACCGGTATTCTGGGCATATATTATACTTCCGGACATTCAAGCATGAATATTATGGAACTAGTCAACCGGCATATTCCTGTCGGACACCAATACTGGATATTTCCGCTTACTTTCGTAGGATTTGGTATTTTAGGCGCATTGTTTCCCTTTCATACCTGGTCGCCCGACGGGCATGCTTCGGCTCCTACCGCCGTGTCAATGCTTCATGCAGGTGTATTGATGAAACTGGGCGGATACGGCTGTTTCCGCGTTGCCATCAATTTGATGCCCGAAGCCGCCAGTGAACTTTCGTGGATATTCCTTATCCTGACGGGTATTAGCGTGGTTTATGGCGCTTTCAGTGCAGTGGTGCAGACCGATTTGAAATACATCAATGCCTATTCTTCGGTAAGCCATTGCGGACTGGTGCTTTTTGCCATCCTGATGCTTAACCAGACTGCTATGACGGGAGCGGTATTGCAAATGCTTTCCCACGGATTAATGACAGCGTTGTTCTTTGCTTTGATCGGCCTGATTTACGGTAGGACGCATACCCGTGATATCCGTGAAATGGGCGGATTGATGAAGATCATGCCTTTTGCCTCGGTTTGTTATGTCATTGCAGGTCTGGCATCACTCGGATTACCCGGATTAAGCGGGTTTGTGGCGGAAATGACCATTTTTGTGGGTTCTTTCCAGCACGGGGATGTTTTTCACCGGGTACTTACTATCGTAGCAACCTGCTCTATTGTTATCACGGCAGTATATATTCTCCGTACCATAGGGATAATACTGTACGGTCCTGTATATGATCCACGTCATCTGACATTAACCGATGCTACATGGTATGAGAAGGTTTCAGCAGTGGTACTGATTGCAGGTATCGTATTGCTCGGTATGTTTCCTTCCGGAGCTTATGATTTGATCAGCAAGAGTTTGCAGCCGATTATCGAACATTTGACCTTATTATAA
- a CDS encoding sodium ion-translocating decarboxylase subunit beta: MESDLFSALFGALTLFTWKHVVMLAIGGILIYLAIAKKYEPTLLLPMGFGTLLVNIPLSSAIGPDGALTIFFQAGIKTEIFPLLIFIAVGAMIDFSALFRNPLLLLFGAAAQFGIFFTICLAALIGFDLKEAASIGIIGAADGPTSIYVASKFAEDLLGPISVAAYSYMALVPIIQPPVIRALTSKRERRIRMTGDPAPVSKIALILFPILITVVAGIIAPSSLSLIGFLMFGNLIRECGVLQKLSLAAQNELASLVTILLGITISCTMTAEQFINVKTLYIIGLGLIAFIMDTAGGVIFAKILNVFLPERLKINPMVGAAGISAFPMSARVIHRMGQEEDKTNYLLMPAVSANVAGQIGSVIAGGLILSLVPYFL, from the coding sequence ATGGAATCTGATTTGTTCTCGGCTCTTTTCGGAGCATTGACTCTCTTTACATGGAAACATGTAGTGATGCTTGCCATTGGGGGTATCCTGATTTACCTGGCAATTGCCAAAAAGTACGAACCTACGTTACTTCTTCCGATGGGTTTCGGTACGTTGCTGGTGAATATTCCTTTGTCGTCGGCTATAGGACCGGATGGCGCCCTGACAATTTTTTTTCAGGCAGGAATCAAAACCGAGATCTTTCCTTTGCTCATTTTTATTGCAGTAGGTGCCATGATCGATTTCAGTGCACTTTTCAGAAATCCTCTGTTGCTGCTGTTTGGCGCTGCGGCACAGTTCGGGATCTTTTTCACGATATGCCTTGCCGCACTCATCGGTTTCGACCTGAAAGAAGCTGCATCCATCGGAATTATCGGGGCTGCCGATGGTCCTACTTCTATCTATGTGGCATCAAAATTTGCAGAGGATCTACTCGGTCCTATTTCCGTGGCAGCATATTCTTATATGGCGCTCGTTCCTATCATTCAGCCACCTGTGATCAGGGCATTGACCAGCAAAAGAGAACGTAGAATCCGTATGACAGGTGATCCGGCCCCCGTATCAAAGATTGCCCTGATCCTTTTTCCCATTCTGATTACCGTAGTGGCAGGTATTATTGCACCATCATCACTTTCATTGATCGGATTCCTGATGTTTGGGAATCTGATACGCGAATGTGGCGTTTTACAGAAATTATCCCTGGCAGCACAAAACGAATTAGCCAGTTTGGTAACCATTTTACTGGGGATCACTATTTCATGTACCATGACTGCCGAACAGTTTATCAATGTAAAAACACTTTATATCATCGGACTAGGCTTGATTGCCTTTATTATGGATACTGCAGGAGGCGTCATTTTTGCTAAGATACTTAATGTTTTTCTGCCCGAACGTTTGAAAATCAATCCAATGGTAGGTGCAGCCGGAATTTCTGCATTTCCCATGTCAGCAAGGGTGATCCATCGTATGGGACAGGAAGAGGATAAAACGAATTATCTGTTGATGCCCGCTGTAAGCGCCAATGTGGCAGGACAAATAGGTTCCGTTATTGCAGGCGGATTGATATTATCCCTTGTTCCTTACTTTTTATAA
- a CDS encoding NAD(P)H-binding protein — protein MTPPDEIHAVTGAFGFSGKYITRLLLDKNKKVITLTNSPQRKNEFNNRIAVFPYNFDQPDKLAENLRGVSVLYNTYWVRFNHTIFQHSEAVRNTLILFEAAKKAGVKRIVHTSITNPDENSSLEYFTGKGILETALVNSGLSYAILRPAVLFGDEDILINNIAWMIRKFPVFGTFGDGSYKLQPIFVKDYAELAVKYGADDSDLITDAIGPETFTYRELIKIISKIILGKERPVFSMPDSMGYLVSRLVGWLMGDQLVTKEEIKGLKANLLYTHSSPLGTKKLTEWITEHRDIVGKRYASELKRRLDRTATY, from the coding sequence ATGACACCCCCTGATGAAATACATGCAGTAACCGGAGCATTTGGATTTTCAGGTAAATACATAACCAGGTTATTACTCGATAAAAACAAGAAAGTAATCACTCTTACCAATTCTCCGCAACGAAAAAACGAATTTAACAACCGTATAGCTGTTTTCCCATATAATTTTGATCAACCCGACAAACTAGCAGAAAATTTAAGAGGGGTATCTGTTCTTTATAATACTTATTGGGTCCGTTTTAACCATACTATCTTTCAACATTCCGAAGCGGTCAGGAATACATTAATTCTTTTTGAAGCAGCAAAAAAAGCAGGAGTAAAACGAATTGTACACACCAGTATCACCAATCCTGATGAAAATTCCTCATTGGAATATTTTACCGGAAAAGGAATATTGGAAACAGCACTGGTGAATTCAGGATTGAGTTATGCCATCTTACGACCGGCTGTTTTATTTGGTGATGAAGATATTTTGATCAATAATATTGCATGGATGATCAGAAAATTTCCTGTTTTTGGAACGTTTGGCGATGGCAGCTATAAATTACAACCTATCTTTGTAAAAGATTATGCGGAACTGGCAGTAAAATACGGGGCTGATGATTCCGACCTGATTACAGATGCCATAGGTCCGGAAACATTTACATACCGGGAATTAATCAAAATCATCTCTAAAATCATATTAGGAAAGGAACGTCCGGTATTCTCCATGCCTGATAGCATGGGGTACCTTGTTTCCAGACTGGTCGGATGGCTGATGGGTGATCAGTTGGTTACGAAGGAAGAAATTAAAGGACTAAAAGCAAACCTGTTATATACCCACTCATCTCCCCTGGGAACAAAAAAACTTACAGAATGGATCACCGAACATCGCGATATCGTCGGAAAACGATACGCCAGTGAGTTAAAACGAAGATTGGACAGAACAGCTACCTATTAA